A genomic stretch from Desulfohalobium retbaense DSM 5692 includes:
- a CDS encoding cupin domain-containing protein, which translates to MSTNIPYVATADNAPAHEVPAGSKTSMQVLISAEQAPNFAMRRFRIEPGGSMPRHTNTVEHEQFVLHGAAELALGDETRRVQAGDVVLIPAGLPHAYTCLGDEAFVFLCLVPNAPDHLEILE; encoded by the coding sequence ATGTCGACAAATATCCCCTATGTGGCTACGGCCGATAACGCCCCGGCTCACGAGGTTCCTGCCGGTTCGAAAACCTCCATGCAGGTCCTGATCAGCGCGGAGCAGGCGCCCAACTTCGCCATGCGCCGGTTTCGCATCGAACCGGGCGGGTCCATGCCCCGGCACACCAACACAGTGGAGCACGAACAATTTGTCTTGCACGGAGCGGCTGAACTTGCCCTCGGCGATGAAACCCGGCGGGTCCAGGCGGGAGACGTCGTTCTCATTCCTGCCGGCCTACCCCACGCCTACACCTGCCTGGGCGACGAGGCCTTTGTCTTTCTCTGCCTGGTGCCCAATGCCCCGGACCATCTCGAAATCCTGGAGTGA
- a CDS encoding ABC transporter permease → MTTLIDIGPFELGLAALLILLNMGISIWLRLGLARNLALAALRMTVQLLLVGFILESIFALNHPVPVLGMGLLMASLAGVSAVRRTKRRFAGIYFSSLFSVLAASSLVTGAAVTGILRVEPWFTAQYLIPLLGMVLGNALNGISLALDRFMEGVLTQRDRIETSLTLGASRWEAAHFLVRDSLRTGMIPVINSMMVMGLVSLPGMMTGQILAGAAPADAVRYQIVITFMIAASSALGAFGVTVLAFFRLFSASHQLRATELKDA, encoded by the coding sequence ATGACCACGCTTATCGACATCGGCCCCTTCGAACTCGGCCTGGCTGCCCTGCTTATCCTCTTGAATATGGGGATCTCCATCTGGCTTCGCCTGGGGCTGGCCCGCAATCTCGCCCTGGCCGCGTTGCGCATGACCGTTCAGCTCCTGCTGGTGGGGTTTATTCTCGAGTCCATTTTCGCCTTGAACCACCCGGTGCCGGTGCTGGGCATGGGCCTGCTCATGGCCTCCCTGGCCGGGGTGTCGGCCGTGCGACGGACAAAGCGCCGATTCGCCGGCATTTATTTCAGCAGTCTCTTTTCAGTGCTCGCCGCCTCGTCCCTGGTCACCGGGGCTGCGGTCACCGGCATTCTCCGTGTTGAACCGTGGTTTACGGCCCAATACCTTATCCCGCTTTTGGGCATGGTCCTGGGGAACGCCCTGAATGGGATTTCCCTGGCCCTGGACCGTTTTATGGAAGGGGTCCTGACCCAGCGCGACCGGATCGAAACAAGCCTCACCCTGGGGGCCAGCCGCTGGGAAGCGGCCCATTTTCTGGTCCGAGACAGTTTGCGCACCGGGATGATTCCGGTAATCAACAGTATGATGGTCATGGGCCTGGTCAGTCTGCCGGGAATGATGACCGGACAGATCCTGGCCGGAGCTGCCCCGGCCGATGCGGTGCGCTATCAGATCGTCATCACCTTCATGATCGCTGCTTCCAGTGCCCTGGGCGCCTTTGGGGTGACGGTGCTTGCCTTTTTCCGCCTGTTTTCCGCGAGCCATCAACTTCGGGCCACCGAGCTCAAAGACGCCTGA
- a CDS encoding response regulator — MAGHLLLIDDSAISRKMIKANLPPGDYTIAEAGGGREGLEQYQAHRADLVLLDLTMPDMDGFETLTRLKELDPEARVVIQSADVQESSREKAFALGAEDFLMKPPKADALRQLIESCV; from the coding sequence ATGGCTGGGCATCTCCTGCTCATCGACGATTCCGCCATTTCGCGCAAAATGATCAAAGCCAATCTCCCGCCGGGAGACTACACCATCGCCGAGGCTGGAGGCGGCCGCGAGGGGCTGGAGCAGTATCAGGCCCATCGGGCGGACCTGGTCCTGCTGGACCTGACCATGCCGGACATGGACGGGTTCGAAACCCTGACCCGCCTCAAGGAGCTGGATCCTGAGGCCCGGGTGGTCATCCAGTCGGCCGATGTCCAGGAGTCGTCCAGAGAAAAAGCCTTCGCCCTTGGGGCCGAGGATTTTCTGATGAAACCGCCAAAAGCCGATGCGTTGCGTCAACTCATCGAGAGCTGCGTGTAG
- a CDS encoding ABC transporter ATP-binding protein: MTVSLSEPVLQARGLSRSVGERRLWHNLDCDLYPGERLGVVGPSGTGKSLLLRALAGLDRLDAGSIRFQHRELAVWHVPEYRSRVVYLPQRPAIYETTPEDAFELPFTFKINREKRYSRPNALKWLHALGREADFLHRPGITLSGGEAQIVGLIRALLLEPDILLLDEPTASLDGDTAAAVETAVRLWQEDAAHRACLWTSHDLHQIHRLTHRVLDLREAV, from the coding sequence ATGACCGTTTCGTTGTCTGAACCTGTTCTCCAGGCTCGGGGGCTGAGCCGGAGCGTTGGTGAACGCCGGCTGTGGCATAATCTGGATTGTGATCTCTATCCTGGCGAGCGTCTCGGCGTGGTCGGTCCTTCGGGAACTGGCAAAAGCCTGCTCCTGCGCGCTCTGGCAGGACTGGACCGGCTTGACGCCGGCTCAATCCGCTTTCAGCACCGGGAACTCGCCGTCTGGCACGTCCCCGAATACCGCAGCCGCGTGGTCTATCTCCCCCAGCGTCCGGCCATTTACGAAACCACCCCTGAAGACGCTTTTGAACTCCCCTTTACCTTCAAGATCAACCGGGAAAAACGGTATTCGCGGCCCAACGCCCTGAAGTGGCTCCACGCCCTGGGCAGAGAAGCCGATTTCCTCCACCGCCCCGGCATTACCCTTTCTGGCGGAGAAGCCCAGATCGTGGGGCTGATCCGGGCGTTATTGCTTGAGCCGGACATCCTGCTTTTGGATGAACCCACGGCATCCTTGGACGGCGACACCGCCGCGGCCGTGGAAACAGCCGTGCGTCTCTGGCAGGAGGATGCCGCACACCGGGCGTGTTTATGGACCAGCCACGATTTGCACCAAATCCACCGCCTGACCCACCGGGTGCTCGACCTGCGAGAAGCCGTATGA